One region of Thiomonas intermedia genomic DNA includes:
- the dapE gene encoding succinyl-diaminopimelate desuccinylase yields the protein MSPTQTLVHDLISRHSITPLDGGCQRVLRDRLDALGFVCETVESGPADFRVTNLWALRPGSQPDAEVLVFAGHTDVVPTGPLEQWQSPPFTPTVRDGRLYGRGAADMKTSLAAMVVAVEEFLAAHPQPNHAIAFLLTSDEEGPARDGTVKVCELLAARGQRLDWCIVGEPTSTSALGDVIKNGRRGSLSGRLTVRGVQGHIAYPHLARNPIHLAAPALAELAALRWDEGNAHFPPTSWQMSNIHAGTGATNVIPGELVVDFNFRFSTESTPDQLKREVHATLDRHALDYTLDWTLGGEPFLTAPGALSSALQTAIRSETGLEAELSTTGGTSDGRFIAKICPQVVEFGPVNASIHKIDEWVEVDAIDPLKNIYRRTLEALVA from the coding sequence ATGTCTCCCACTCAAACCCTGGTCCACGACCTGATTTCCCGCCACTCCATCACGCCACTGGACGGGGGCTGCCAGCGCGTGCTGCGCGACCGCCTGGACGCGCTGGGCTTCGTCTGCGAAACCGTGGAAAGCGGGCCGGCCGACTTTCGCGTGACCAATCTCTGGGCCCTGCGCCCGGGCTCGCAGCCCGATGCCGAGGTACTCGTGTTCGCCGGTCACACCGACGTGGTGCCCACCGGGCCGCTGGAACAGTGGCAGAGCCCGCCGTTCACCCCGACGGTGCGCGACGGCAGGCTGTACGGCCGCGGCGCCGCGGACATGAAGACCTCTCTGGCGGCGATGGTGGTTGCGGTGGAGGAGTTTCTGGCCGCGCATCCCCAGCCGAACCATGCCATCGCCTTTCTGCTCACCAGTGACGAGGAAGGTCCGGCGCGGGATGGCACGGTCAAGGTGTGCGAGCTGCTGGCTGCGCGCGGCCAGCGTCTGGACTGGTGCATCGTGGGCGAGCCCACCTCCACGTCGGCACTGGGCGATGTGATCAAGAACGGGCGGCGTGGTTCGCTCTCCGGCCGGCTCACGGTTCGCGGCGTGCAAGGACACATCGCCTATCCGCATCTGGCCCGCAACCCCATTCATCTTGCCGCGCCTGCGCTGGCCGAGCTCGCGGCCCTGCGCTGGGACGAGGGCAATGCCCACTTCCCGCCGACTTCCTGGCAAATGTCCAACATCCATGCGGGCACCGGGGCGACCAATGTCATTCCGGGCGAGCTGGTGGTGGATTTCAACTTCCGTTTCTCCACCGAATCCACGCCCGATCAGCTCAAGCGGGAGGTCCACGCCACACTCGACCGCCATGCGCTTGATTACACCCTCGACTGGACCTTGGGCGGCGAGCCCTTCCTGACGGCGCCCGGCGCGCTCTCTTCCGCGCTTCAGACGGCCATCCGCTCCGAGACCGGTCTGGAGGCCGAGCTGTCCACCACCGGGGGAACGTCCGATGGCCGGTTCATCGCCAAGATCTGCCCTCAGGTCGTCGAGTTCGGCCCGGTGAACGCCAGCATTCACAAGATCGACGAATGGGTCGAGGTGGACGCGATCGATCCGCTCAAGAACATCTACCGCCGCACCCTCGAGGCCTTGGTGGCATGA
- the prmB gene encoding 50S ribosomal protein L3 N(5)-glutamine methyltransferase, which translates to MSSARTLGAAWALSAQALKAANLDYGHGCASAEDEAAWLVLHVAGLAATEAPSFAEHAEQALSPEQAQRVHALTVQRMTTRQPMAYVLGEAWLVGLRFAVDPRVIVPRSFIAELLDEGALDPWLMEPPRRVLDMCCGSGCLAILAALAWEEAEVDAADLSPDALAVAEINRRHYALQTRLHLLASDLWDAFAPSQVYDLVLCNPPYVPTASMQTLPEEYRHEPSLALAGGADGMDLVRRFLQRSPAHLSDHGVVVLEVGNERAAFEATFPSLPAIWLETELHAEGVCVLLAHDLREAFVA; encoded by the coding sequence ATGTCGTCTGCTCGAACCCTGGGCGCAGCCTGGGCGCTGTCGGCACAGGCTCTCAAAGCCGCGAATCTCGACTACGGGCATGGCTGTGCCAGCGCCGAAGACGAGGCCGCCTGGCTGGTGCTGCATGTGGCCGGCCTTGCCGCCACCGAAGCACCGTCGTTTGCCGAGCACGCCGAGCAGGCGCTGAGCCCGGAGCAGGCGCAGCGGGTGCACGCGCTGACGGTTCAGCGCATGACGACTCGGCAGCCCATGGCCTACGTGCTCGGGGAGGCGTGGCTGGTGGGGCTGCGTTTCGCGGTCGACCCGCGCGTCATCGTCCCGCGTTCCTTCATTGCCGAATTGCTCGACGAGGGCGCGCTCGACCCCTGGCTGATGGAGCCGCCCCGCCGCGTGCTCGATATGTGCTGCGGCTCGGGTTGTCTGGCCATCCTGGCCGCACTGGCCTGGGAGGAGGCCGAGGTCGACGCGGCCGATCTCTCGCCGGACGCCTTGGCCGTCGCCGAGATCAACCGGCGGCACTACGCGCTGCAGACGCGCCTGCACCTCCTCGCCTCCGATCTCTGGGACGCGTTTGCGCCCTCTCAGGTCTACGACCTGGTGCTGTGCAACCCGCCCTATGTGCCCACCGCCAGCATGCAGACCTTGCCCGAGGAATACCGGCACGAGCCGTCGCTGGCGCTCGCGGGCGGCGCCGACGGCATGGATCTGGTGCGGCGCTTTCTGCAGAGGTCGCCTGCCCATCTGTCCGATCATGGCGTCGTGGTGCTGGAAGTCGGTAACGAGCGTGCGGCCTTCGAGGCGACATTCCCGTCGCTGCCCGCGATCTGGCTGGAGACCGAACTGCATGCCGAAGGCGTCTGCGTGCTGCTGGCGCACGACCTGCGCGAAGCGTTCGTCGCATGA
- a CDS encoding ABC-F family ATP-binding cassette domain-containing protein: MIRLTDIVLRRGIQVVLDQASLTLHPGDKVGLVGVNGAGKSSLFALLLGDLHEDAGGLDKPAHWRLATVAQDVPDSEDTAVDFVLHGDLALQAAQQAVQAAMQAPEHDEAAGHALAEAQHAFELADGYTARSRAEALLLGLGFSVAELRKPVMHFSGGWRMRLALAQALFAPSDCLLLDEPTNHLDLDALVWLEQWLARYPGLLLVISHDREFLDAVCRVTVHLDGGKLTRYGGNYTLFEEQRAEKLLQQQAAFSRQQQDIARLTRFVERFRAKATKARQAQSRMKALERMERLAPVYLSGALRIEMLEPVSLPQQLLTLSEADCGYGEPPVLRGVAREITGGQRIGILGANGQGKSTLVKTLAGVLALRAGQRREGKGLVIGYFAQQEVDVLRLDETPLQHMQRLARDIAPHTSEQEWRNWLGRYQFDGDMMTRACGSFSGGEKARLALALVIWRRPNLLLLDEPTNHLDLPTREALAMALQDFAGTVLLVSHDRALLRATCDAFWLVADGQVQDFDGSLDDYQQWALARTSQRQSAAQDKPPSPEGPGEPLASVDRKEARRQQAEQRQQRAQQLKPIKAEFSRVELELHRLEAERADLEAALAHPDTPAADRVEQSRRHHALAERIAPLEERWLELGAQLEALQSA; the protein is encoded by the coding sequence ATGATCCGGCTGACCGATATTGTTTTGCGCCGCGGCATCCAGGTGGTGCTCGACCAGGCCAGCCTGACCCTGCACCCAGGTGACAAGGTTGGCCTGGTCGGCGTGAACGGAGCCGGGAAGTCGTCGTTGTTCGCCCTCTTGCTCGGCGATTTGCACGAAGACGCTGGCGGGCTGGACAAACCCGCGCACTGGCGTCTGGCCACCGTGGCACAGGATGTGCCCGATTCCGAGGACACGGCCGTCGACTTCGTGCTGCACGGCGATCTGGCGTTGCAAGCGGCGCAGCAGGCCGTGCAGGCCGCGATGCAGGCGCCCGAGCACGACGAGGCGGCGGGCCATGCCCTGGCCGAAGCGCAGCATGCCTTCGAGCTGGCGGACGGTTACACCGCCCGCTCCCGTGCCGAAGCCTTGCTGCTCGGGCTGGGTTTCAGCGTGGCCGAGCTGCGCAAGCCGGTGATGCATTTTTCTGGTGGCTGGCGCATGCGACTGGCGCTGGCCCAGGCGCTGTTCGCCCCCAGCGACTGTCTGCTGCTCGACGAGCCGACCAATCACCTCGACCTGGATGCCCTGGTCTGGCTGGAGCAATGGCTGGCGCGCTATCCCGGCCTGTTGCTGGTCATTTCACACGACCGCGAATTTCTCGATGCGGTGTGCCGCGTGACCGTGCACCTGGACGGTGGCAAGCTCACCCGCTACGGCGGCAACTACACCCTGTTCGAAGAGCAGCGGGCCGAGAAACTTCTGCAGCAGCAGGCCGCGTTTTCCCGTCAGCAGCAGGACATTGCGCGGCTGACGCGCTTTGTCGAGCGGTTCCGGGCCAAGGCGACCAAGGCGCGGCAGGCCCAGAGCCGGATGAAGGCCCTGGAGCGCATGGAGCGGCTGGCGCCGGTCTATCTGAGCGGCGCGCTGCGTATCGAGATGCTCGAGCCCGTGAGCTTGCCGCAGCAGTTGCTTACCTTGAGCGAGGCCGATTGCGGCTACGGCGAGCCTCCCGTGCTGCGCGGCGTGGCGCGCGAGATCACCGGCGGGCAGCGCATCGGCATCCTCGGCGCGAACGGGCAGGGCAAGTCCACGCTGGTGAAAACACTGGCCGGCGTGCTGGCCCTGCGTGCGGGGCAGCGCCGGGAAGGCAAGGGGCTGGTGATCGGCTACTTCGCGCAGCAGGAAGTGGACGTGCTGCGACTGGACGAGACGCCGCTGCAGCACATGCAGCGGCTGGCACGCGACATCGCGCCCCATACGTCCGAGCAGGAATGGCGCAACTGGCTCGGCCGCTATCAGTTCGACGGCGACATGATGACGCGGGCCTGCGGCAGTTTTTCCGGCGGGGAAAAGGCGCGTCTGGCCCTGGCCCTGGTGATCTGGCGGCGCCCCAATCTCTTGCTGCTGGACGAACCCACCAACCACCTCGACCTGCCCACCCGCGAAGCGCTCGCCATGGCCTTGCAGGATTTCGCCGGAACGGTGCTGCTGGTCTCGCACGATCGCGCCCTGCTGCGCGCCACCTGCGACGCGTTCTGGCTGGTCGCGGATGGGCAGGTCCAAGACTTCGACGGCAGTCTCGATGACTACCAACAGTGGGCGCTGGCGCGCACCTCGCAGCGCCAGAGCGCGGCGCAGGACAAGCCGCCATCGCCCGAGGGCCCTGGAGAGCCGCTTGCCAGCGTCGATCGCAAGGAAGCGCGCCGCCAGCAGGCGGAGCAGCGGCAGCAGCGTGCGCAGCAGCTCAAGCCGATCAAGGCTGAGTTCTCGCGCGTGGAGCTGGAGTTGCATCGGCTCGAAGCGGAGCGCGCCGATCTGGAGGCGGCGCTGGCGCATCCCGACACGCCCGCCGCGGATCGGGTGGAACAGTCCAGGCGCCACCATGCGCTGGCCGAGCGCATCGCCCCCCTGGAAGAACGCTGGCTCGAACTCGGAGCGCAGTTGGAAGCGCTGCAGTCCGCCTGA
- a CDS encoding DUF6858 family protein: MKQTLLQEKYPVYVAEIPKAETRHATVDDVIAYFKDKIAANPKVKFIGVFDHYAHTTQIGGTIAPEIKAAAEVIFCFGIALPNPLVLAVRPRSIGIADLGDKFVITFLEAPMAPANEAMEAWTKGLRNAD; this comes from the coding sequence ATGAAACAAACCCTGCTGCAGGAAAAGTACCCCGTCTATGTCGCCGAAATCCCGAAGGCCGAGACGCGTCACGCCACGGTCGACGATGTGATCGCCTATTTCAAGGACAAGATCGCCGCCAACCCCAAGGTGAAGTTCATCGGCGTGTTCGATCACTACGCGCACACGACGCAGATCGGCGGCACCATCGCCCCGGAGATCAAGGCGGCCGCCGAGGTGATCTTTTGCTTCGGCATCGCCTTGCCCAACCCTCTGGTGCTGGCCGTGCGTCCCCGCTCCATCGGCATTGCAGACCTCGGCGACAAGTTCGTCATCACCTTTCTCGAAGCGCCCATGGCCCCGGCAAACGAGGCCATGGAAGCCTGGACCAAGGGCCTGCGAAACGCCGACTGA
- a CDS encoding MATE family efflux transporter, which yields MRSLRDLLRLAVSVLIGQLAVIGFGVADTVMLGHYASTSSLATLSVGQAIYITLFVSLSGVTQSLLPTLGRGFGAGHPDAVGASFRQGLWLAAGLCALGVAVLLWPQPLLALTGQARDATVDRYLALLALGLPAALAFRVHAALSQAISRPLLTAALQIGGLGLKLLLNAVFLLPDRFGLHGMTPMGAEGCALATVLTQYGLLAVAVLQHRYSAALRPYAALSRWDWPDGSAQAHLLRLGGPIGLSLLVEVSAFTFMALFIARLGDTVLAAHQITANFATVLYMLPLSISIATGSVVAQHLGAGHTRAARHTAWSGVGAAALLSIGLGLTVWLERGRIISWYTADAQVQAVAHHLFLFIALYQVFDAVQSTSAFILRSYHVAVLPSVLYALSLWGIGLGGGYVMGFNSLGITPPALQGAAGFWMGNTTGLAVAASCFALLLWRVARRPS from the coding sequence GTGCGTTCCCTGCGCGATCTGTTGCGTCTGGCCGTGAGCGTGCTCATCGGACAGCTTGCGGTCATCGGCTTCGGCGTGGCCGACACGGTGATGCTGGGCCATTACGCCTCGACGTCCAGCCTCGCCACCCTGTCGGTCGGCCAGGCGATCTACATCACCTTGTTCGTGTCGCTTTCGGGGGTCACCCAGTCACTGCTGCCCACCCTTGGACGCGGCTTCGGCGCGGGCCATCCCGATGCCGTGGGCGCCAGCTTCCGCCAGGGACTGTGGCTTGCCGCGGGACTTTGCGCCTTGGGCGTGGCCGTTCTGCTCTGGCCTCAGCCCCTGCTGGCATTGACCGGACAGGCCAGGGATGCCACGGTCGATCGCTACCTGGCCCTTCTCGCGCTGGGATTGCCGGCCGCTCTGGCGTTTCGTGTGCATGCGGCACTCAGCCAGGCGATTTCGCGGCCCCTGCTCACGGCCGCCCTGCAGATCGGCGGACTCGGACTCAAGCTTCTGCTCAACGCGGTGTTCCTGCTGCCCGATCGCTTTGGCCTGCACGGCATGACGCCAATGGGCGCCGAAGGCTGCGCCTTGGCAACCGTGCTCACGCAATATGGCCTGCTGGCCGTCGCAGTGCTGCAGCACCGCTACAGCGCCGCGCTGCGCCCCTATGCCGCGCTCTCGCGCTGGGACTGGCCGGACGGGTCGGCGCAGGCCCATCTGTTGCGGCTGGGCGGCCCCATCGGTCTGAGTCTGCTGGTCGAGGTGTCCGCCTTCACGTTCATGGCGCTGTTCATCGCAAGGCTGGGCGACACGGTGCTGGCGGCCCATCAGATCACCGCCAATTTCGCCACGGTGCTCTACATGCTGCCGCTCTCCATTTCCATCGCCACCGGCTCGGTGGTGGCACAGCACCTCGGCGCCGGTCACACCCGCGCGGCACGACATACGGCCTGGAGCGGCGTGGGCGCCGCGGCGCTGCTCTCCATCGGTCTGGGCCTGACGGTCTGGCTCGAGCGAGGCCGCATCATCTCCTGGTACACCGCCGATGCGCAGGTGCAGGCGGTCGCCCATCACCTGTTCCTGTTCATCGCGCTTTATCAGGTGTTCGACGCGGTGCAGTCCACCAGCGCCTTCATCCTTCGTTCGTATCACGTTGCCGTGCTGCCCAGCGTGCTGTATGCCCTCTCGCTTTGGGGCATCGGGCTGGGGGGAGGCTATGTCATGGGCTTCAACAGCCTGGGCATCACCCCGCCCGCCTTGCAGGGCGCGGCAGGATTCTGGATGGGCAACACCACCGGCCTCGCGGTCGCCGCGAGCTGCTTTGCCTTGCTGCTGTGGCGGGTGGCTCGGCGGCCCTCCTGA
- a CDS encoding type B 50S ribosomal protein L31, whose product MKSGIHPQYREVCFLDLSTGSKILISSTAQTRETVKLDDGREVPLYKVETSAESHPFYTGQQKSVDTLGGRVEKFRQKFAKAAGKA is encoded by the coding sequence ATGAAATCAGGAATCCACCCCCAATACCGCGAAGTCTGCTTCCTCGACCTGTCGACCGGCTCGAAGATCCTCATCTCGTCCACCGCGCAGACCCGCGAAACCGTCAAGCTCGACGACGGCCGTGAAGTGCCGCTGTACAAGGTTGAAACCAGCGCCGAATCGCACCCCTTCTACACCGGGCAGCAAAAGAGCGTGGATACACTGGGCGGCCGCGTCGAGAAGTTCCGTCAGAAATTCGCCAAGGCGGCAGGCAAGGCCTGA
- the rho gene encoding transcription termination factor Rho codes for MHLSELKATHVSKLLEMAQSLEIENASRLRKQELMFAILKRVARNGEQVFGDGCMEVLPDGFGFLRAPESSYMASPDDIYISPSQIRRFNLHTGDSIEGEVRVPKDGERYFALVKVDRVNGVTPEENKNKIMFENLTPLFPTEHLRLERDIKGEENIIGRVIDIIAPIGKGQRGLLVAPPKSGKTVMLQALAHAITSNHPEVVLIVLLIDERPEEVTEMQRSVRGEVVSSTFDEPAVRHVQVAEMVIEKAKRLVELKKDVVILLDSITRLARAYNTVVPTSGKILTGGVDANALQRPKRFFGAARNIEEGGSLTIIGTALVDTGSRMDEVIYEEFKGTGNMEIHLDRRLSEKRVYPAMLINRSGTRREELLLKPEILQKSWILRKLLYPMDEIQAMEFLLDKMKQTKNNAEFFDLMRRGG; via the coding sequence ATGCATCTGTCCGAACTCAAAGCGACGCACGTCTCCAAACTGCTCGAAATGGCGCAGTCCCTGGAGATCGAGAACGCAAGCCGACTGCGCAAGCAGGAATTGATGTTTGCCATCCTCAAGCGCGTGGCCCGCAATGGCGAGCAGGTCTTCGGCGACGGTTGCATGGAAGTCCTGCCCGACGGTTTCGGCTTTTTGCGCGCGCCCGAATCCAGTTACATGGCATCGCCCGACGACATCTACATTTCGCCGAGTCAGATCCGCCGCTTCAACCTGCATACCGGCGACTCGATCGAAGGCGAAGTACGGGTCCCCAAGGACGGCGAGCGCTACTTCGCGCTGGTCAAGGTGGATCGCGTCAACGGCGTGACCCCTGAGGAGAACAAGAACAAGATCATGTTCGAGAACCTCACGCCGCTGTTCCCCACGGAACATCTGCGTCTGGAACGCGACATCAAGGGCGAGGAAAACATCATCGGCCGGGTAATTGACATCATCGCCCCGATCGGCAAGGGCCAGCGCGGCCTGCTGGTCGCTCCCCCCAAGAGCGGCAAGACCGTGATGCTGCAAGCGCTGGCTCATGCCATCACGTCCAACCACCCTGAAGTGGTGCTCATCGTGCTGCTGATCGACGAGCGTCCGGAAGAGGTGACCGAGATGCAGCGCTCGGTCCGTGGCGAGGTCGTCAGTTCCACCTTTGACGAACCCGCCGTGCGACATGTGCAGGTCGCCGAAATGGTGATCGAGAAGGCCAAGCGTCTGGTCGAACTGAAAAAGGACGTGGTCATCCTGCTCGACTCCATCACCCGCCTGGCTCGGGCCTACAACACCGTCGTGCCGACCTCGGGCAAAATTCTCACGGGCGGTGTGGATGCCAATGCGCTGCAGCGCCCCAAGCGATTTTTCGGCGCTGCGCGCAATATCGAAGAGGGTGGGTCGCTGACCATCATCGGCACCGCGCTGGTCGATACGGGCAGCCGCATGGACGAAGTCATCTACGAAGAGTTCAAAGGCACCGGCAACATGGAAATCCATCTGGATCGCCGCCTGTCGGAGAAGCGCGTGTACCCAGCCATGCTCATCAACCGCTCGGGCACGCGCCGCGAAGAACTGTTGCTCAAGCCGGAAATCCTGCAGAAGTCCTGGATTCTGCGCAAGCTGCTCTATCCGATGGACGAGATTCAGGCCATGGAGTTCTTGCTCGACAAGATGAAACAGACCAAGAACAACGCCGAATTCTTCGATCTGATGCGTCGAGGCGGTTGA
- the trxA gene encoding thioredoxin TrxA produces MASELIKHTNDANFEQDVLKSGVPVLVDFWAEWCGPCRMIAPTLDEMASEYQGKLAIMKVNVDENRSIPAKFGIRGIPTLLLFKNGELAGNKVGAASKSQLTAFVDAHL; encoded by the coding sequence ATGGCTAGCGAACTGATCAAACACACCAATGACGCCAATTTCGAGCAGGATGTGCTGAAGTCCGGCGTTCCCGTTCTGGTGGATTTCTGGGCCGAGTGGTGTGGCCCGTGCCGCATGATCGCGCCCACGCTGGACGAGATGGCCAGCGAGTACCAAGGCAAGCTGGCGATCATGAAAGTGAACGTCGACGAGAACCGCTCCATTCCCGCCAAGTTCGGCATTCGCGGCATTCCGACGCTGCTGCTGTTCAAGAACGGCGAGCTCGCAGGCAACAAGGTTGGCGCCGCCTCCAAATCCCAATTGACGGCCTTCGTCGACGCGCATCTATAA
- a CDS encoding DMT family transporter: METRKPLDPLAIGLMLLLCLVWSLQQIELKATAQDISPMLQIALRSGGAALLVGLLMRARGQAVLPTGPWRQGLIVGALFASEFLFVSESLRYTSAAHLVVFLYTAPVFAALGLHWKLPSERLAALQWVGIVLAFCGIAVAFLSGEHRAANAHASALIGDALALLAGIAWGATTVIVRTTRLSTLPAAQTLLYQLLGAFVLLLPAAFLFGQTTFHPTPLTLAGLFFQTVIVSFASFLAWFWLLRHYLASRLGVLSFMTPLFGVMLGAWLLQETIQPGFLTGTLLILPGIVLVSGYGWFKQLLPLRR, translated from the coding sequence TTGGAAACGCGCAAGCCCCTCGATCCTCTGGCCATCGGCCTCATGCTTCTGCTCTGTCTCGTCTGGAGCCTGCAGCAGATTGAGCTCAAGGCCACCGCGCAGGACATCTCGCCCATGCTGCAGATCGCCCTGCGCTCCGGCGGGGCAGCCTTGCTGGTAGGTCTGTTGATGCGCGCGCGCGGTCAAGCCGTGCTTCCCACGGGCCCGTGGCGGCAAGGCTTGATCGTTGGCGCCCTCTTTGCCAGCGAGTTTCTCTTCGTGAGCGAAAGCCTGCGCTACACCTCGGCAGCCCACCTCGTGGTCTTTCTCTACACCGCGCCGGTCTTCGCTGCGCTGGGACTGCACTGGAAGCTCCCCTCCGAGCGACTGGCTGCGCTGCAGTGGGTGGGCATCGTCCTGGCCTTCTGCGGTATCGCCGTGGCCTTTCTCAGCGGCGAGCACCGTGCGGCGAATGCCCACGCTTCGGCGCTGATCGGTGATGCGCTGGCCCTTCTGGCCGGCATCGCATGGGGTGCCACCACAGTCATCGTGCGCACCACCCGTCTCTCAACCCTGCCTGCCGCGCAGACGCTGCTTTATCAACTCCTCGGCGCCTTTGTGCTGCTGCTGCCCGCTGCTTTCCTGTTTGGTCAAACCACGTTTCATCCCACGCCTCTTACCCTGGCAGGCCTGTTCTTCCAGACCGTGATCGTGTCCTTCGCGAGCTTTCTGGCCTGGTTCTGGCTGCTGCGCCATTACCTGGCCTCGCGCCTGGGCGTGCTGTCCTTCATGACACCGCTGTTCGGCGTCATGCTCGGCGCGTGGCTGTTGCAGGAGACCATCCAGCCCGGCTTTCTGACCGGTACCTTGTTGATCCTGCCCGGCATCGTTCTGGTGAGCGGCTATGGCTGGTTCAAGCAACTGCTTCCGTTACGACGCTGA
- a CDS encoding bifunctional UDP-4-keto-pentose/UDP-xylose synthase, with translation MKKILILGVNGFIGHHLSKRILATTDWQVYGMDMNTDRIDDLLPNPRFKFFEGDITINKEWIEYHVRKCDVILPLVAIATPATYVKAPLRVFELDFEANLPIVRAAVKHKKHLVFPSTSEVYGMCTDAEFDPENSQLIYGPINKPRWIYACSKQLMDRVIAGYGQQDGLNYTLFRPFNWIGAGLDTIFSAKEGSSRVVTQFLGHIVRGETISLVDGGHQKRAFTDIDDGIDALMKIIDNKNGVASGQIYNIGNPANNHSVRELADMMLRLAGDMPEYAESAKAVKLVETSSGAYYGSGYQDVQNRVPKIANTMHDLDWAPKADMQTALRKIFNAYRGQIAQARALMEEAGN, from the coding sequence ATGAAAAAAATCCTCATCCTCGGCGTCAATGGCTTCATCGGCCACCATCTGTCCAAGCGCATCCTCGCCACCACGGACTGGCAGGTCTACGGCATGGACATGAACACCGACCGCATCGATGACCTGCTGCCGAATCCGCGCTTCAAGTTCTTCGAGGGCGACATCACCATCAATAAAGAGTGGATCGAATACCACGTGCGCAAATGCGACGTGATCCTGCCGCTGGTGGCCATCGCCACGCCGGCCACTTACGTGAAGGCGCCGCTTCGGGTGTTCGAACTCGACTTCGAAGCCAACCTGCCCATCGTGCGCGCGGCGGTGAAGCACAAGAAACATCTGGTGTTCCCGTCCACCTCCGAGGTGTACGGCATGTGCACCGACGCCGAGTTCGATCCTGAGAACTCCCAGCTGATCTACGGCCCGATCAACAAGCCGCGCTGGATCTACGCCTGCTCCAAGCAACTGATGGATCGCGTGATCGCCGGTTACGGCCAGCAGGACGGGCTGAACTACACCCTGTTCCGCCCCTTCAACTGGATCGGCGCCGGACTGGACACCATCTTCTCCGCCAAGGAAGGCAGCTCCCGCGTGGTGACCCAGTTCCTCGGTCACATCGTGCGCGGCGAGACCATCAGCCTGGTCGACGGTGGCCACCAGAAACGCGCCTTCACCGACATCGACGACGGCATCGACGCGCTGATGAAAATCATCGACAACAAGAACGGCGTGGCCAGCGGCCAGATCTACAACATCGGCAACCCGGCCAACAACCATTCGGTGCGGGAACTGGCCGACATGATGCTGCGCCTGGCTGGCGACATGCCCGAGTACGCCGAATCCGCCAAGGCCGTCAAACTGGTGGAAACCAGTTCGGGCGCCTACTACGGCAGTGGCTACCAGGACGTACAGAATCGCGTGCCCAAGATCGCCAACACCATGCACGATCTCGACTGGGCGCCCAAGGCTGACATGCAGACCGCCCTGCGCAAGATCTTCAATGCCTACCGCGGCCAGATTGCCCAGGCCCGGGCGCTGATGGAAGAAGCCGGAAACTGA
- a CDS encoding formyltransferase: MKAVVFAYHNVGVRCLKTLLARGVQVQLVVTHPDSPTETLWFDRVADVAAEAGIPVALVDEAVEEAIIDRVVALAPDYLFSFYFRRMLPARLLAAARIAALNMHGSLLPKYRGRVPVNWAVLHGETQTGATLHVMEAKPDAGDIVAQQAVPILPDDTARDVFDKLTVAAEIALWEVLPQLLRGDVPRQPNDLAAGSYFGGRKPEDGRIDWARTAESVYNLIRAVAPPYPGAFFEAGGHRFIVASARRAAPALAAQIAKDAAPGPHVVGAHILAKTGDGGVLHLVELWAADRPGVPLDSAPFSELARLQS, encoded by the coding sequence GTGAAAGCCGTCGTCTTCGCCTATCACAATGTCGGTGTGCGCTGCCTCAAGACGCTGCTGGCGCGGGGCGTGCAAGTGCAACTCGTCGTCACCCACCCGGACAGCCCGACCGAAACCCTCTGGTTCGATCGCGTGGCCGATGTCGCCGCCGAGGCGGGCATTCCCGTGGCCCTGGTCGATGAGGCGGTGGAGGAAGCGATCATCGACCGCGTCGTTGCGCTCGCCCCAGACTATCTGTTTTCCTTCTATTTCCGCCGCATGCTGCCCGCGCGGCTTCTGGCCGCAGCGCGGATCGCCGCGCTGAACATGCACGGCTCGCTGTTGCCCAAATACCGGGGCCGTGTGCCCGTGAACTGGGCGGTCCTGCACGGCGAGACGCAAACGGGCGCCACGCTGCACGTCATGGAGGCCAAGCCCGACGCGGGCGACATCGTGGCGCAGCAGGCCGTGCCCATCCTGCCCGACGACACCGCCCGGGACGTGTTCGACAAACTGACCGTCGCGGCCGAGATCGCGCTGTGGGAGGTGCTGCCGCAACTCCTGCGCGGCGACGTCCCGCGCCAGCCCAACGATCTGGCAGCCGGGAGCTACTTCGGTGGCCGCAAGCCAGAAGACGGCCGCATCGACTGGGCCCGTACGGCCGAATCGGTCTACAACCTCATCCGGGCGGTCGCCCCGCCCTATCCCGGCGCCTTTTTCGAGGCAGGAGGCCACCGCTTCATCGTCGCCAGCGCCCGCCGTGCCGCGCCCGCGCTGGCCGCGCAGATCGCGAAGGACGCGGCTCCGGGGCCGCACGTCGTCGGCGCTCACATCCTGGCCAAGACCGGGGATGGCGGCGTGCTTCACCTCGTCGAACTCTGGGCGGCCGATCGCCCTGGCGTCCCGCTCGACTCAGCCCCTTTTTCGGAACTCGCAAGACTGCAATCATGA